GAGAAAAGTGAAGTCACCAAAATAGGTCTGCAAGTTAAGAATCTTACTGATGCCATTCGTTCCCGACTGCGACACAATGCTTATGAGGGTGAACAGGGAGTAATTGTGATCAAGGTAAAACGCTACAGCCATGCTGCAGAAGCAGGCATTCAACCTGGGGATTTGATTACCAAGATTGAAGATCATCAAATCAGTTCAGTAAATGATTACAAGGATGTTCTGGAATCATATGACCCGGGTGAGGTGGTAATATTCTATATGCTCAGAGCAAACCAGAAATATCATGCCTTCATAAAAATACCGAAATAAAAGGATAAAATAATGAGTGTGCCAAGCAAAGCTAATATAAGCAAGCCGGACAATCCGGCACGTGTAACGGCTAACCACCGGCACGGCACTGAACTATGCGTATGAGGAGGTAACGAATCATGCGAAGCCAGAGGGAGGGCAGTTTGTCAGCCACAACGCAAGTTCACCCTGTTAGATATTTATCTGATAGAGTGAACCCTGTTTTAGATATATTATCTAAAAGGGTGAAGGTATTGAGCCCCGAAATAATCCTTGTTGCACTGGGTCAAGGGTTTCATTTCCTGGAAACCAATATTGGAACACACATAAACGGTGAGTGTGTATCTGACGTGCCGGGGTCTGAGTCCGTAGCGGGCAAACGAACTGTTTATATTGGAACTTGGGAGAACCGAAGCGTTCCGAAAGTAAGCTATCAAGGAGCTGGAAAAGCGACGAGGCGGTATGGCGTTTCGGTAGTCGGACTGACCCGGAGTAGAGGAGTAGGCAGGGTAATGCCTGTTGAGTTTCGAAGTATAGGGACACTCGAAGGGGTCAGCAGTTTAACGCAGAGAGTTGAGGTCAGTCATGCCGTACTCTGATGCTGGAATAACATGGCAGAAATTAGCTCTCATATCCGGTCATGCCCGGAGAGACCCTGACTTTCAGTTCACGAGCCTTGCTCACTTACTGAATGTTGAATATCTTCGGGATTGCTACAAAAGCCTGAACAGGAATAGGGCTGTAGGAATTGATAACGTAACAAAGGGAGAATACGGTAAGCATCTGGATGAGAATTTGGAGCGGTTAGTTTCAAGGTTAAAGCGTAAAAAGTTTAAGCCAATACCAGCGAAACGAGTTTATATTCCAAAGAGTGAGACAGAAAAGCGCCCGCTCGGGATATCCGCTCTGGAGAACAAA
This region of Bacteroidales bacterium genomic DNA includes:
- a CDS encoding PDZ domain-containing protein, producing EKSEVTKIGLQVKNLTDAIRSRLRHNAYEGEQGVIVIKVKRYSHAAEAGIQPGDLITKIEDHQISSVNDYKDVLESYDPGEVVIFYMLRANQKYHAFIKIPK